Genomic segment of Phycisphaerae bacterium:
CACTTGGAGCAGAAGAGCCGAACCAAGCTGTAAGAATTATTCCAGATGAGGAAGTGCCGGCAATTCTTGAACTGATAGCTAATGCCATCCGCGGGAATTACGAGCAAATCAAAACTTGGTCTGGAGAGATAGACGAAAAAATAACTTGGTTAGACACAGGAGAGAAAGTAAAAGAGATTTTTGAATTGACCGAAGAAACAGGAAAACTGCCAGAGGCTATTTTGCAAAAGGCAGAAGACAAAATTACGTTTGCAGTTGATGCAAACAAAAACCTTGTCTATGTCGATAAATTTCGAGAGAAGAACCAATTTCTTAATCCTGTTACTGGAGTCAATCTTGGAAGGAAGTCATCGCATCCTATTCAGTCGACCAAAATTGCCACGCCTAGTTATATTGTCGAGGCAAGACCCTCTAGTTTTGAAAAAAGTACCGGCCGTCTACTTTATAATAGGGCAGAAAAAAAGCCATTGAAACGTGAGCGGCAGACAGAGTGGTACAAATTATCGGATATTGGGGACCCGAGGAGAGCATTTTTCCCTGGTGCTGATTTTACCTGGGATACTCTCAACAATTTAATCAAAAGAATCAATAAGTATGGAATCATAGAGTTTAGTGGTTACAGATTAAAAATAGAAGAGCACAAAAAAGGTGATAATATCGAATATAAAATCATAGAGCCGGCGGTAGTGAACATGGAGCAAAGCAGGCCTGAGCACTACGCAATATTAACCATGGTATTTTCCAGCCGGGATGGCTTCAATATGACATACTGGGATGCCGCCACCGGAAGCGGTATGGTATTTCTAAAACATACCTGGGAATATGAGCTTGTGGACGGCATCTATTTGCCCAAGAGGAGGATAATAAAAACTTACGACACCAATGGAACAGTAACTGATGAATATGACTTTACTTACAAGAATAATAAAGTAAATCAGGGAATACCGCCCGAGACATTTACCTATAAAAATCTCGGCTTAAAAGACGGCGACAAATTCATCGATAAAATCGCAGGCAAGGAATATAAATATCAAGACGCCAATCTTGTCTTTGTCGCAGATGTAAACAAATAAGAAGCTAAGTACAGCCGCCATTTTTAATTTATCCCTCCACGTTCTCTGTGAATTCTGTGGCTAAAAAATCAATCAAAAACGCAGCTACCTTTTGACAAATCCGCAAATTCCGTAAATTTTTTTTAATCCTTTTCCCACATCGAGTTACGGGGGCCGAGCGACAAGCAACGAGCTCATTTTTCGCATCAATCGCGCAAGTTCCTTCAATTGTAGAGAAGCAGTCTCTCTATAAAGGAATTACTGATGAGCGGTTTCAAATAATCAATTAATACTGTTTGTAATTTGCTTTTCTTTTTTTCTCTGTGCTCTCTGTGGCAGACACGGAGATTTTCTGTTTATAGGAAAAAAATCAATCAAAATTATTAAATTACGCAAAACGAACCCAATTTATGGCGAGCAAACCCGAACCAATTTTTCCTCACCACGTCTGCGTGGCGGTATATTGGAGCGTGGCGGTCGAATCGGCCTCGATTTTCACTTCGAATCTGGCGGTATTGGCATCGCGTTTTTCGTAGTTATGCGTATTTTTGTCGATTGTCCAGTTCACCCATTGCGGAAACTTTTCATCGACAAAAACCGTAATCGGCTCAGCTTTTCTGTTTCTAAGCTCGATTTTATGTGTCTCTCGCGTCATACGTCTGTCGTGCTGGCTATCGACCTGCGTATATTCAGCGACCACGTCGAAGGCATTGCCTATATAAAGCAGCAGCTTTTCCTTGTTGGGCGTATGGTCGATTCTGTCCTCACCAACAAACTCCAGACTCTCATCGGCAGGGTCTTTCTTGAAGACGCGAACCTTGCCCTTAGGCAGCGCGATGCCGAGATTGTTTTCTTTTTTATTTTCAAACTCAAGCTTTATCTGAACCTTGCTGCTTTGCTGTCCCCTGCCATACATCTGCTGCCCGCCGCGTTCATAAATATAAAGCTTCTTTACCGGCACGCCCAAAGCAGGAGTGATAAACTCAACCTGCTTAACCTGATTATTGTTTATGGTGCTCTTTCTGCCGAGAGTGTACATATGGTATTCCATAAACGGCTTTTCCTCGAAGCCGCCCCCCGCCGCTTCCGCCGCCATTTTGAAAACCATATCTCCTCTCGGACGCTGCGGTTCAGCGACTCTTCTGACATCGCCGGCAATCAGTTTTATGGTCGAATCCTTGTAAGTCGCGCCGCTTTTGTTATCGATTGTCACCCAGCCGGTGAAATCAATCTTTGTCTCGTCGGCGTTCAGGACCGCCGAATAATCGGCGTTCCAGTTGATTTGCCCGGTGGTATAGGTTACCTGGCAAAGCTGGTCGCCTTTTTCTTTCGCGTTCGCAAGCCAGACCAGCGTCGGCCTGGTGACCAAATCATCGGGCATTTCTTTCAGTGAAATCTCTTCTATGCTGCTTTTGTCTAAAATCTCGATATCATTTGCCTGGCTTTTCAATATTAAACTGTCGCCCATTGACGCTAAAAGCTGGCCGGTCGATTTCCTGCCCGGGTCGGCGCCGCTGCCCTTTAAGACAGCTGTAACATTTTTATCGATATAGCGTTTGAGCAGACTATCGGTATTGACGAGGTCGTACTCGTAGTTCTGTTCGAGAACAGACACCGCGCCTGGCGCGGAGAGGCAGCGGAAATTTACGCTGGTCGGGTCAATCGCCGAGGCGACATCGGTAAACTTGGCCGTATTGAGGCCCTTCTCGAAAGACATTTGCCGGGATTCCCTTACGACCGCGAAATTGTCGTTATAAATCGTCAGAGCCGTTCCCTGTTCATTCGCTTTCTGCGGTGCTGCGAAACCGGCTGAATAGACCATTATTAAGGCTATTGCTGAAAATATTATTCGCTTTTTCATGTTATTTGCCCCTTAAATTTTAATGAGTGTCAGATTTTCAGATGGCATTGTCGCACAGTTTTTGCTGCGCGTCAAGGCCGTTAGAAATTCCGTAACGAGGTGATGATACGATTTGTGCCGTAAATAAAACCGCCCCTCGGAAACTGCCGAAGGGCGGGGTTAATAGTTCCACTATTGGCTGCTTAGCAGGTCAATCTTCTTCCGGCTTTTTTGCGGCCTTATTGTCGGCTTTCTCGGCTCCGGTATAAGTAATTTTCGGATCACCAAATTCGGTTGCTTTAAAGCATTTGAGTTCGTCCGGCGAAAGAGTCGGCTCGATAACAATCCTCGGCGTTATGAAAATAAGCAGCTCGCTGGTTACAGTTTCTTCGCTTATATCCGAAAACATGCTTCCCATAACCGGCACATCGCCGAGGAACGGTACTTTTTTAATTGTTTGGTTAACCGTCCTCTTGCGAAGCCCGCCAATCACGACAGACTGACCGTCTCTTACCAGCGCTTTTGTGTCAATTCTACGGGTGTCAACAGTAGGCACAGTCCCCAGGGGCGTAGCAGCGGCTTTTGATCCTTTTTCCGTAACAACGCCAAATTCCGGGACTATCTGTAATCTTATCATACCACCTCTTGTAACATGCGGCGTAACCTTAAGTTTAGTACCGACTTCTTTAAATTTGACAGACGTCAGCGAACCGCCGGCGGAGGTATCGCTTTGCTCGGTATAGGGAATTTCACTTACGATCTCGAAATCAGCAACTTCATTATCAAGCACCAGAATATGAGGGTTAGCAAGAAGCTTGGCGCCAACATTTTTGCTCAGAAGGGCCAGCGTTATCTCTGCATTAACCGAATCGAGAAGACCAATGCGTATGGTACCACCGGCATCCACATCAAACGTGCCGCCCACATAGGGATTACTTTTTCTATAGGCGTAATTCTCTACACCGCTCGCAGTTCCGGCGTCACTATCCTGCCAACTCGTGGCCGTTGTTTTAGTATTAACGTTAGTTGTGCTGGTTTTAAGAACTTCGTTAAAGGTGTCCACCTTAC
This window contains:
- a CDS encoding DUF4139 domain-containing protein, whose product is MKKRIIFSAIALIMVYSAGFAAPQKANEQGTALTIYNDNFAVVRESRQMSFEKGLNTAKFTDVASAIDPTSVNFRCLSAPGAVSVLEQNYEYDLVNTDSLLKRYIDKNVTAVLKGSGADPGRKSTGQLLASMGDSLILKSQANDIEILDKSSIEEISLKEMPDDLVTRPTLVWLANAKEKGDQLCQVTYTTGQINWNADYSAVLNADETKIDFTGWVTIDNKSGATYKDSTIKLIAGDVRRVAEPQRPRGDMVFKMAAEAAGGGFEEKPFMEYHMYTLGRKSTINNNQVKQVEFITPALGVPVKKLYIYERGGQQMYGRGQQSSKVQIKLEFENKKENNLGIALPKGKVRVFKKDPADESLEFVGEDRIDHTPNKEKLLLYIGNAFDVVAEYTQVDSQHDRRMTRETHKIELRNRKAEPITVFVDEKFPQWVNWTIDKNTHNYEKRDANTARFEVKIEADSTATLQYTATQTW
- a CDS encoding secretin N-terminal domain-containing protein, producing MRSPDTNYKGLRFLTVLAFVIVVCVIAVAQNGDGDPNKMEVTITQPVDQTTLEHVQTTLQQRMLKPISVDCINTPIEDVIRMMGEQANVDIIKSPSVTGNVTAKLTNVPLIEALDNILAVHGYGSVIDRNMVRIAPVDEIAQKGEILDNRVYRITYADVAEVENALKKFISKRGSISSNPGTSNIIVTDTSSTIKAIDTFIDEIDRITPQVMVEVRIYDIQTTEGFDLSPDWSLGRNNPITESSKVDTFNEVLKTSTTNVNTKTTATSWQDSDAGTASGVENYAYRKSNPYVGGTFDVDAGGTIRIGLLDSVNAEITLALLSKNVGAKLLANPHILVLDNEVADFEIVSEIPYTEQSDTSAGGSLTSVKFKEVGTKLKVTPHVTRGGMIRLQIVPEFGVVTEKGSKAAATPLGTVPTVDTRRIDTKALVRDGQSVVIGGLRKRTVNQTIKKVPFLGDVPVMGSMFSDISEETVTSELLIFITPRIVIEPTLSPDELKCFKATEFGDPKITYTGAEKADNKAAKKPEED